A region of Gracilinanus agilis isolate LMUSP501 chromosome 3, AgileGrace, whole genome shotgun sequence DNA encodes the following proteins:
- the NIF3L1 gene encoding NIF3-like protein 1, translating into MLACVGLVSSKFQVPQSFVSRKFQAPQSLVSRKFQAPQSLVSRKFQVPQSLVSNPSRSFMDLKTLVSSLNDFASLAFAENWDNVGLLVEPSPPHTVKTLLLTNDLTEEVMEEALQRKADLILSYHPPIFRPLKRITWKTWKERLVIRALENRIAVYSPHTAYDALPQGVNNWLAKGLGVCTSLPIHPSKAPNCPTTGTHRVEFNINDTPSMDKFMSAVKEIPEISITTLSARNDGEEQVRVSLNCTQKSLLRVVAFLSENSHLYQKTEILSLEKPLLLNTGMGRLCTLVESASLATMIERIKGHLKLAHLRLALGVGRTLESPIKVVALCAGSGSSVLQGVEADLYLTGEMSHHDVLDAAAQGINVILCEHSNTERGFLSELQDTLTAHLEYKVNIILSETDRDPLQVV; encoded by the exons ATGTTGGCCTGTGTGGGCTTGGTTTCCTCGAAGTTCCAAGTTCCCCAGTCCTTTGTCAGCAGGAAGTTCCAAGCTCCCCAGTCCTTGGTCAGCAGGAAATTCCAAGCTCCCCAGTCCTTGGTCAGCAGGAAGTTCCAAGTTCCCCAGTCCTTGGTCAGTAATCCTTCACGTTCTTTCATGGATCTGAAAACTCTCGTTTCATCTTTGAATGACTTTGCCTCACTTGCATTTGCTGAAAACTGGGACAATGTTGGATTATTGGTGGAGCCAAGTCCACCCCATACCGTGAAGACACTTTTGCTAACAAATGACCTGACAGAGGAAGTGATGGAGGAGGCACTCCAGAGGAAAGCAGATCTCATTCTCTCCTATCATCCACCTATTTTCCGACCACTCAAGCGCATAACCTGGAAAACATGGAAGGAGCGTCTGGTGATCAGGGCTTTGGAGAATAGAATTGCTGTCTATTCTCCACATACTGCCTACGATGCTTTACCCCAAGGAGTCAACAACTGGTTGGCAAAAGGGCTTG GAGTTTGTACCTCTCTCCCAATACATCCTTCAAAAGCTCCTAACTGTCCAACAACAGGAACTCATCGAGTGGAGTTTAACATAAATGACACCCCAAGTATGGACAAATTCATGTCTGCAGTGAAAGAGATACCAGAAATTTCGATCACTACCTTATCTGCCAG GAATGATGGAGAAGAACAAGTACGAGTCAGTCTGAACTGTACCCAGAAGTCATTGTTGCGAGTGGTGGCTTTTCTCTCTGAAAATAGCCATCTTTATCAGAAGACTGAGATTCTGTCACTGGAGAAA CCTCTGCTTCTGAATACTGGGATGGGAAGATTATGCACATTGGTTGAATCTGCCTCCCTGGCAACCATGATTGAACGAATCAAAGGTCACCTAAAACTGGCCCACCTCCGCCTAGCTCTTGGAGTAGGGAGAACTTTAG AGTCTCCAATCAAAGTAGTAGCCTTGTGTGCCGGTTCTGGGAGCAGTGTGCTTCAGGGTGTAGAAGCAGATCTTTACCTTACAG GTGAGATGTCACACCACGATGTCCTTGATGCTGCTGCCCAAGGGATAAATGTCATTCTTTGTGAACACAGCAACACTGAACGAGGCTTCCTATCAGAACTTCAAGACACTCTGACAGCTCACCTAGAGTATAAAGTCAACATTATCctgtcagagacagacagagaccctCTTCAGGTGGTATGA